One segment of Caldanaerobius polysaccharolyticus DSM 13641 DNA contains the following:
- the radC gene encoding RadC family protein: MDTYNIAIKDLPCDERPRERMLRYGPEVLSNAELLAIIIRTGTKNESAIKLAERILNRAGEEGLKFLLDSSLEELSKIRGVGLAKAAELKAAIELGIRVQMSVRKTQSITKPQDIADLLMVEMRYLKKEVFKIVLLNVKNQVLGIENISVGNLNSSIVHPREIFNAAIRKYAAAIILAHNHPSGDPTPSVEDVGVTRRLIEGGKILGIDVLDHIIIGDGVYISMKQKNFI, encoded by the coding sequence GTGGACACGTACAATATAGCTATAAAGGATCTGCCTTGCGACGAAAGGCCCAGGGAGAGGATGTTGAGATACGGTCCCGAAGTATTGTCAAATGCTGAATTACTGGCTATAATTATAAGGACGGGTACAAAAAATGAGTCAGCGATAAAGCTAGCAGAAAGGATTTTAAACCGCGCTGGGGAAGAGGGCTTGAAATTTCTTTTAGATTCTTCCTTAGAAGAGCTATCTAAAATAAGAGGAGTGGGATTGGCTAAAGCAGCTGAATTAAAAGCGGCTATTGAATTAGGAATTCGCGTACAGATGTCCGTTAGAAAAACCCAGAGCATAACAAAACCTCAGGATATCGCAGATTTGCTAATGGTAGAAATGAGATATCTTAAAAAAGAAGTATTTAAGATCGTCCTGCTAAACGTAAAGAATCAGGTATTGGGGATTGAAAATATATCAGTGGGAAACCTAAACTCGTCGATAGTACATCCAAGGGAGATTTTTAATGCAGCTATAAGGAAATACGCTGCTGCCATTATATTGGCGCATAATCATCCTAGCGGAGATCCTACACCAAGCGTTGAGGATGTAGGCGTCACCAGAAGATTAATAGAAGGTGGAAAAATTTTAGGCATTGATGTATTAGACCATATTATAATAGGCGATGGAGTTTATATCAGCATGAAACAAAAAAACTTTATTTGA
- a CDS encoding rod shape-determining protein: protein MANSYFSRDIGIDLGTANTLAYVRGKGIVVSEPSVVAIKIDTKQVLAVGAEAKKMVGRTPGSIVAIRPMKDGVIADFDVTQSMLKYFIGKAMQGKTSFRKPRVVVGIPSGVTEVEKRAVEEATIQAGAKEVHLVEEPMAAAIGAGLPVEEPTGSMVVDIGGGTTDVAVISLGGIVTSKNLRIGGDELDEAIINYIKKEYNLMIGERTAEDVKIQIGSAYPKAKEETMEIRGRDLVTGLPKTLKISSTEILEALKEPVTSIVDAIKMTLEKTPPELAADIMDRGIMLTGGGALLDGLDKLVRQETGMPVQIAESPLDCVALGTGKILEEIELYRRVLATPNRA from the coding sequence TTGGCAAACAGTTATTTTTCACGAGATATAGGGATTGATTTAGGTACAGCGAATACGCTGGCTTACGTAAGAGGCAAGGGAATTGTGGTAAGTGAGCCTTCTGTTGTCGCTATTAAAATAGATACTAAACAGGTACTGGCAGTAGGTGCTGAAGCAAAGAAGATGGTTGGCAGAACCCCTGGTAGTATCGTCGCTATAAGGCCTATGAAAGATGGTGTTATAGCTGATTTTGACGTAACCCAGAGTATGCTCAAATATTTTATAGGGAAGGCCATGCAAGGTAAAACATCTTTTAGAAAACCCAGGGTAGTGGTTGGTATACCTTCCGGGGTAACAGAAGTGGAAAAGCGAGCTGTGGAAGAGGCGACGATACAAGCTGGTGCTAAGGAAGTTCACTTGGTAGAGGAGCCTATGGCTGCGGCTATAGGAGCGGGTTTGCCTGTAGAAGAGCCTACTGGCAGCATGGTTGTGGACATCGGTGGTGGTACCACAGACGTGGCCGTTATATCGCTAGGAGGTATTGTCACCAGCAAGAACCTGAGGATAGGCGGCGATGAGTTAGATGAAGCCATCATCAATTACATTAAAAAAGAGTACAATCTAATGATAGGTGAACGGACAGCAGAAGATGTCAAAATTCAGATAGGATCTGCCTATCCTAAGGCAAAGGAAGAAACGATGGAGATAAGAGGAAGGGATCTGGTTACTGGGCTGCCTAAAACGCTCAAAATATCGTCTACAGAAATACTGGAAGCCTTAAAGGAACCTGTGACCAGCATAGTTGACGCTATAAAGATGACGCTGGAGAAGACGCCACCGGAGTTAGCCGCTGACATAATGGACAGAGGCATTATGCTCACAGGAGGCGGGGCTTTGCTGGACGGACTGGACAAGCTCGTAAGGCAAGAGACTGGCATGCCTGTACAGATTGCCGAGAGTCCTCTGGATTGTGTTGCTTTAGGAACAGGCAAGATACTGGAAGAGATAGAATTATACAGAAGAGTATTAGCTACGCCGAATAGAGCGTAA
- the mreC gene encoding rod shape-determining protein MreC — protein MPRFLKYRKAIFLTIVILMLVILSAKTYNAPYVNKVGNYISFIVRPTQRVLYAVSQYVNDVFASIAEIGSLKKENIALKNEVLKLRKENLRLAELTIENKQLKDMLNFKKQNPDIKLVGANIVAINSLDTFDSLIIDVGKSDGVKPGMAVITSEGLVGKVTQVADKWCKVLTILDQTSAVSAIDVRTRDNGIIHGNEENNGMLTMEYIPVDSQMKAGDDIVTSGLGGVFPKGLYVGKVQNVTKSTGSLMKIAKVKPAADFKRLEYVYVVLSNSLNINFK, from the coding sequence GTGCCCCGTTTTTTAAAGTACAGAAAAGCAATTTTTTTGACAATAGTTATTTTAATGCTTGTGATACTGTCAGCAAAGACCTACAATGCTCCTTATGTAAATAAAGTGGGTAATTACATCTCTTTTATTGTTAGACCAACCCAAAGGGTTCTGTATGCGGTAAGCCAGTACGTAAATGACGTATTCGCATCTATAGCCGAGATAGGCTCTTTGAAGAAAGAAAATATTGCCTTGAAAAACGAGGTACTAAAGCTTCGCAAGGAAAATCTAAGGTTAGCTGAATTGACCATTGAAAACAAGCAACTTAAGGATATGCTTAATTTCAAAAAGCAAAACCCAGACATCAAGCTTGTTGGAGCCAATATCGTGGCGATAAACTCGCTGGACACCTTTGATTCATTAATCATCGATGTAGGCAAAAGCGATGGGGTAAAGCCGGGTATGGCGGTTATCACCAGTGAAGGACTGGTAGGTAAAGTAACGCAAGTTGCTGATAAATGGTGTAAGGTACTTACGATCCTAGATCAGACCAGCGCTGTGAGCGCCATTGACGTGCGAACGCGGGATAACGGCATAATTCACGGCAATGAAGAAAACAACGGTATGTTAACAATGGAATACATTCCTGTAGATTCACAAATGAAAGCTGGCGACGATATTGTTACTTCCGGGTTAGGTGGTGTCTTTCCTAAGGGTCTTTACGTAGGGAAGGTTCAAAACGTGACCAAAAGTACAGGAAGCCTCATGAAAATTGCCAAAGTAAAGCCAGCTGCGGATTTTAAAAGGTTGGAATATGTATACGTCGTTTTATCAAATTCCCTTAATATAAATTTCAAATAG
- the mreD gene encoding rod shape-determining protein MreD, whose translation MRNVLIALLFILAFVIQSTLFRFIGIYGIKPDLMLILVISFALLDGGIEGAILGLFAGFLQDVFFSPGIGMTMIPYFISGLFAGYYNNHVFREKTLTAFVFTLLYSLLFNLTMTLEILIVKHSISVIASIQNILISTLFNCAITLFLYRYIVRLSHARLMKKNRILR comes from the coding sequence ATGAGAAATGTATTAATTGCTCTGCTTTTTATTTTGGCATTTGTAATTCAAAGTACCCTTTTTAGATTTATAGGAATTTACGGCATAAAACCCGATTTAATGCTCATATTGGTGATATCTTTTGCTTTATTGGATGGCGGTATAGAAGGCGCCATCCTTGGATTGTTTGCGGGATTTTTGCAGGACGTTTTTTTTAGCCCTGGCATAGGGATGACGATGATACCTTATTTTATATCAGGATTGTTTGCGGGTTATTACAACAACCACGTATTTAGAGAAAAGACATTAACAGCTTTTGTTTTTACGCTTTTGTACTCGTTGTTATTTAACCTTACTATGACACTTGAGATCCTTATTGTAAAACACAGTATCTCTGTTATTGCCAGCATTCAAAATATCTTGATAAGCACTTTATTTAATTGCGCAATAACGCTGTTTTTGTACAGGTATATCGTCCGGCTAAGCCATGCGAGGTTGATGAAAAAAAATAGAATTTTAAGGTGA
- the mrdA gene encoding penicillin-binding protein 2, producing MEEKKVRNRFNVIITIIVIVFLVLSIQLVNLQIINGSTYKQWADQMKIRDIPIPAPRGDILDRNGTVIANNRPAYTVELVRTNIKDEDLNRVILKLMKILIANNQEYVDNFPIKVNPIRYDFTYGDANVSKSVLLQREKTWKAEHKLPVNINAKDAFEKLRKDNKIDRNLSDEDARSILVVREEMAKQGYMSYNPVKIASDIDTKTLAQISERYDQLPGIVISIEPIRQYPYKNTGSNFIGYMSRLQPEDIKNIDSRYSLNDLIGRDGIEKLMEKSLKGTNGAQQVEVDALGRMIKVLGEKPPKPGNKVYLTIDMKLQQEAEQALKDTMYKIQNGIGYQKFPANIGAAVAVDVNTGDILAMASIPNFDPNMFAKGTPLTKQESEYMWPNVTSTMTPQPSYDYARLGTAPPGSTFKMIVATGALMDNVITRTNQVYCSGVYTYPGSGNPKCWAPHGWTDVVEALKVSCDVFFYDTGRRLAIDNIDKWAKDFGLGQATGIELPESKGQIAGPSQYKRDVILYRVNYYLNRKIINQKQYDVISQMILNGENRDDVIFKKLKDAGIPDNLQYKFWQAIKDSEWRLGQTLSASIGQESTTVTPLQMANYIATLVNGGNRYRLHLIDKVETYDGKLISKTKPEIIEKLNLKSNVVDVIKQGMSGATEQGGTASAAFVDAPYKVGGKTGTAETVGYANYAWFVGFAPFDKPRIAVAVVIYQGGHGSYAATVARAIMDQYLGYSK from the coding sequence GTGGAAGAGAAAAAAGTAAGAAACAGGTTTAACGTAATAATTACTATAATAGTTATTGTGTTCTTGGTGTTGTCTATACAGCTGGTAAACCTTCAGATTATCAACGGCAGCACCTATAAGCAATGGGCCGATCAAATGAAAATAAGGGATATACCTATTCCGGCACCTAGAGGGGATATTTTAGATAGAAATGGCACTGTTATAGCCAATAACAGGCCGGCGTATACCGTGGAGCTAGTTAGAACGAATATAAAAGATGAAGATTTAAATCGCGTTATTCTGAAGCTGATGAAGATCTTGATTGCCAACAACCAGGAGTACGTGGATAATTTCCCTATAAAAGTCAACCCGATAAGGTACGATTTTACCTATGGCGATGCCAATGTAAGCAAAAGCGTTCTCTTACAAAGGGAGAAAACGTGGAAAGCTGAACATAAATTACCTGTAAATATAAACGCAAAAGATGCCTTTGAAAAGTTAAGAAAGGACAATAAAATAGACAGAAATTTAAGTGATGAAGACGCCAGAAGTATTTTAGTGGTAAGAGAAGAAATGGCCAAACAGGGCTATATGTCCTATAACCCTGTGAAAATAGCCTCTGATATAGATACAAAGACACTGGCTCAGATATCTGAAAGATATGATCAACTGCCGGGAATTGTTATATCTATTGAGCCCATACGTCAATACCCCTATAAAAATACAGGTTCCAACTTTATAGGCTATATGTCTAGGTTGCAGCCCGAGGATATAAAGAACATAGACTCACGGTACTCATTGAACGACCTCATAGGCAGAGACGGAATTGAGAAACTTATGGAAAAGAGCTTAAAAGGCACCAATGGAGCACAACAGGTGGAAGTAGACGCTTTGGGTAGGATGATCAAAGTGCTGGGAGAAAAACCTCCGAAGCCGGGCAACAAAGTTTACTTGACCATAGACATGAAATTACAACAAGAAGCCGAGCAAGCCCTTAAAGATACTATGTACAAAATACAAAATGGAATAGGCTATCAGAAGTTTCCGGCTAACATCGGCGCGGCAGTCGCCGTGGACGTGAATACAGGTGATATCCTGGCTATGGCCTCCATTCCCAACTTTGATCCCAATATGTTTGCCAAAGGTACTCCTCTGACAAAACAAGAAAGCGAGTACATGTGGCCCAACGTGACCAGTACGATGACGCCTCAACCCAGTTACGATTATGCCCGCCTTGGAACGGCTCCTCCTGGCTCCACTTTTAAGATGATTGTGGCTACAGGGGCATTGATGGACAATGTCATAACCCGAACAAATCAGGTGTATTGTTCTGGCGTATACACGTATCCTGGCAGCGGAAACCCAAAATGCTGGGCTCCTCATGGGTGGACTGATGTAGTAGAGGCGCTGAAAGTATCCTGTGACGTCTTTTTCTACGACACTGGGAGAAGACTGGCCATAGATAACATTGATAAATGGGCAAAAGACTTTGGTCTGGGGCAGGCAACAGGTATAGAGCTGCCTGAAAGCAAAGGCCAGATAGCAGGCCCTTCTCAGTACAAGCGGGATGTTATCCTCTACAGGGTAAACTACTATCTTAACCGAAAGATTATAAATCAAAAGCAATACGATGTGATTTCGCAGATGATACTGAATGGAGAGAATAGGGATGACGTGATTTTTAAAAAGTTAAAGGACGCAGGCATTCCCGATAATTTGCAATACAAATTCTGGCAGGCTATAAAGGACTCTGAGTGGAGGTTGGGACAGACGTTAAGCGCCTCTATAGGTCAGGAGTCGACTACTGTGACACCATTACAGATGGCCAACTATATAGCTACCTTGGTAAACGGAGGAAACAGATATAGATTGCACCTCATAGATAAAGTAGAAACCTACGATGGAAAGCTCATTTCAAAGACAAAACCTGAAATAATAGAAAAATTAAACTTAAAATCCAATGTAGTGGATGTAATAAAACAGGGCATGTCAGGGGCAACAGAACAGGGCGGAACGGCTTCGGCTGCTTTTGTGGACGCGCCTTACAAAGTGGGAGGAAAGACAGGTACAGCAGAGACAGTGGGATACGCTAATTACGCATGGTTTGTAGGTTTTGCTCCTTTTGACAAACCACGCATTGCTGTTGCTGTGGTTATATATCAGGGAGGACATGGGAGTTATGCGGCAACGGTGGCTAGAGCGATAATGGACCAGTACCTGGGATACAGCAAATAG
- the minC gene encoding septum site-determining protein MinC — MKNIVEIKGTKEGLTVILDKNEDFEVIKASLDSRFSSHRYFFNTPNTHITFKGRKLNCEQYNQLKELVESYGFKTSNENHEKRQRDELTEGMVKIVKGTVRSGQKVEYAGNVVILGDVNPGGEVIASGNIIVMGIVRGLVHAGSDGNRGAIVVGFRLQPIQIRIADVMSRAPDDAERPLYPEYAYVKDDRIFIEKL; from the coding sequence ATGAAAAATATTGTAGAAATAAAAGGGACAAAAGAGGGCCTTACAGTAATCCTGGATAAAAACGAGGATTTTGAAGTCATAAAAGCCAGTTTGGACAGCAGATTTTCATCCCACAGGTATTTTTTTAATACCCCAAATACCCACATCACTTTTAAAGGCCGCAAGCTCAATTGCGAACAATATAACCAGTTAAAAGAATTAGTAGAGAGTTATGGGTTTAAAACGAGCAATGAGAACCACGAAAAAAGGCAGCGTGATGAGCTGACAGAGGGTATGGTGAAAATCGTAAAAGGAACCGTGAGATCGGGTCAGAAGGTAGAATATGCCGGAAATGTAGTGATACTAGGCGATGTAAACCCGGGGGGAGAAGTTATCGCATCAGGAAATATAATCGTTATGGGAATAGTAAGGGGTCTCGTACACGCTGGCAGTGATGGAAACAGAGGTGCCATCGTAGTGGGATTCAGGTTGCAGCCTATTCAGATAAGGATAGCTGATGTGATGTCTAGGGCTCCTGACGATGCCGAAAGGCCATTGTACCCCGAGTACGCTTATGTAAAAGACGATCGTATATTTATTGAAAAATTGTAG
- the minD gene encoding septum site-determining protein MinD, with product MGEVIVITSGKGGVGKTTATANIGTGLALSGKRVALVDTDIGLRNLDVVMGLENRIVYDIVDVVEGTCKLKQALIKDKRFDGLYLLPAAQTKDKTAVNPDQMRRLTGELRSEFDYVLIDCPAGIEQGFKNAIAGADRAIVVTTPEVSAIRDADRIIGLLLASEINDIKLIINRIKMDMVKRGDMMSIDDMVEILAVDLIGVVPDDEKIVVSTNKGEPIITDERSLASQAFKNITRRIMGENVPLLNLEGDSNFIDKLKRIFGIASR from the coding sequence ATGGGTGAGGTTATTGTCATAACATCAGGAAAAGGCGGTGTGGGCAAGACCACGGCGACGGCTAATATAGGCACTGGTCTGGCATTAAGTGGTAAAAGAGTTGCATTGGTGGATACTGATATCGGTTTAAGGAATCTGGACGTGGTTATGGGGCTTGAAAACAGGATAGTTTACGATATCGTGGACGTAGTGGAGGGTACATGCAAGCTCAAACAAGCACTCATAAAGGATAAGAGATTTGATGGTTTATATCTCTTGCCAGCGGCTCAGACCAAGGACAAAACCGCTGTAAACCCTGATCAAATGAGAAGGTTAACGGGAGAACTTAGATCCGAGTTCGACTACGTTTTGATAGATTGCCCCGCTGGTATAGAGCAGGGTTTTAAAAACGCTATAGCTGGTGCGGATAGGGCTATTGTGGTTACTACACCTGAGGTATCAGCTATAAGGGATGCTGACAGAATAATAGGGTTATTGTTAGCATCGGAGATAAATGACATTAAGCTCATAATAAACAGGATAAAAATGGATATGGTAAAACGGGGAGACATGATGTCCATTGACGATATGGTAGAGATACTGGCGGTAGACCTTATAGGTGTGGTACCCGACGATGAAAAAATCGTGGTGTCTACCAACAAAGGTGAGCCTATCATCACCGATGAAAGATCGCTGGCATCTCAGGCTTTCAAGAATATAACCAGAAGGATTATGGGAGAAAACGTGCCATTGTTAAATCTAGAAGGCGATAGCAATTTTATAGATAAATTAAAGCGGATATTTGGCATCGCTTCGAGGTAG
- the minE gene encoding cell division topological specificity factor MinE, whose amino-acid sequence MFNRNRSKDVAKERLKNILINDRVNTSMEILDVIKEGIIDVISNYMEADNNSVNIKVTNLNNGSSVTPTLVANIPIKSVKHLTSR is encoded by the coding sequence GTGTTTAATAGAAATCGCAGTAAGGATGTGGCAAAGGAGCGACTTAAAAACATATTGATAAACGATAGAGTGAATACGTCAATGGAAATCCTTGACGTGATTAAAGAGGGTATCATCGACGTTATATCCAATTATATGGAAGCCGATAACAATAGCGTGAACATAAAGGTCACCAACTTAAACAACGGAAGCTCAGTGACGCCTACTTTAGTCGCTAATATTCCCATAAAAAGTGTTAAGCACCTGACTTCAAGGTAA
- the rodA gene encoding rod shape-determining protein RodA, translated as MDKRLVKNIDFVLIAAVIMISALGIVAISSATHVANGGSAKSVLLQSVWLLFSIAAAFLIMKIDYNLLGNYYKVIYAGSIVLLLLTLLIGSSANGAKSWVRIGGVSFQFSEIAKVAIILSLGKLLDIKKDKINNIYELLKILAFVGIPVLLILKQNDTGTALVFIAILLGMIFIAGINIWYIIAFFAFGIISGPVIFKYFLQDYQKKRILTFLNPNLDKMGAGYHVFQSKIAIGSGQITGFGLYKGSQVQFNFLPEASTDFIFSVVGQELGFVGSITVLLLYFIMLFRLVQIAMISKDKYGSLVVTGIISMFLFHILENIGMTIGIMPVTGIPLPFMSYGGSSLFANFVAIGLALNVGMRRQKIKF; from the coding sequence TTGGATAAAAGGTTGGTAAAAAACATCGATTTCGTGTTAATTGCAGCAGTCATCATGATATCGGCGTTGGGAATTGTGGCAATAAGCAGTGCTACCCATGTTGCCAATGGAGGTAGCGCAAAAAGTGTGCTTTTACAATCTGTATGGCTTTTATTCTCCATAGCAGCAGCTTTTTTAATAATGAAAATCGACTACAACTTATTGGGAAACTACTATAAAGTGATTTACGCAGGAAGCATAGTACTTTTGCTGTTGACATTGCTGATAGGCTCATCAGCCAATGGCGCTAAAAGCTGGGTGAGGATTGGGGGCGTAAGTTTTCAATTTAGCGAGATAGCCAAGGTAGCTATTATTTTATCATTGGGAAAACTGCTGGACATTAAGAAGGATAAAATAAATAACATTTACGAGTTGCTTAAAATATTGGCATTTGTAGGCATTCCGGTTTTGTTGATTTTGAAACAAAACGATACAGGGACAGCTTTGGTTTTTATCGCAATACTGTTGGGCATGATATTCATAGCTGGTATTAACATATGGTATATAATAGCTTTTTTTGCTTTCGGAATAATAAGTGGACCTGTCATATTTAAATATTTCTTGCAGGATTACCAGAAAAAAAGGATACTTACATTTCTTAACCCCAATTTAGATAAAATGGGAGCAGGTTATCATGTATTTCAATCAAAAATAGCAATAGGTTCAGGCCAAATAACGGGTTTTGGGTTGTACAAAGGTTCACAAGTTCAATTTAACTTTCTTCCTGAAGCCAGTACAGATTTTATTTTTTCAGTAGTGGGTCAGGAATTGGGATTTGTGGGTTCCATAACGGTATTGCTGTTGTATTTTATAATGTTGTTTAGATTAGTGCAGATAGCTATGATATCAAAAGATAAATACGGTTCTTTAGTGGTGACGGGTATTATTTCTATGTTCTTGTTCCATATATTAGAAAATATAGGTATGACAATAGGGATTATGCCTGTGACAGGTATACCATTGCCTTTTATGAGTTATGGCGGCAGCTCTCTTTTTGCCAATTTTGTCGCTATAGGACTTGCATTAAATGTAGGCATGAGAAGACAAAAAATAAAATTCTAG
- the mgsA gene encoding methylglyoxal synthase: MNIALIAHDQKKEQMVEFTIAYKKILEKHTLFATGTTGSLIQEATGLKVHRFKSGPIGGDQQIGAMVADEKMDLVIFIRDPLTAQPHEPDITALLRVCDVHNVPLATNIATAEVLIKGLERGDFDWRSVVNPDLRG, encoded by the coding sequence GTGAATATAGCACTGATTGCCCATGACCAAAAAAAAGAACAGATGGTGGAATTTACTATCGCCTATAAGAAAATTTTAGAGAAACACACTCTTTTCGCTACTGGCACCACCGGCTCCCTGATACAGGAAGCTACAGGACTTAAAGTTCACAGGTTTAAGTCGGGTCCAATAGGAGGAGATCAACAGATCGGCGCCATGGTAGCTGATGAAAAAATGGACCTGGTCATATTCATAAGGGACCCGTTAACCGCTCAGCCTCACGAACCGGATATAACAGCTTTATTGAGGGTGTGCGATGTCCACAATGTTCCCCTTGCCACCAATATAGCTACCGCTGAAGTCCTGATAAAAGGCCTGGAACGAGGCGATTTTGACTGGAGATCCGTTGTGAACCCTGATTTGAGAGGTTAA
- a CDS encoding M23 family metallopeptidase, whose amino-acid sequence MYKRWGKKNDGNLINVLFYQLTVCIFILSFVLVMNSINTVTSRKVIDTVKYWLTSNYDFLKAYEDLKQNAPVLRQKFMSTFEQIEKMSAPVKGTITSRYGMRINPITKKSENHTGIDISATQGSDVYAAWSGTVKSVKEDANYGTYVVIDHGNGYSTLYAHLKAVSVKTGENVKRGDIIGKVGNSGESTAPHLHFEVLKGGNPVDPLNLLSPDMIK is encoded by the coding sequence ATGTATAAAAGGTGGGGTAAGAAAAACGATGGCAACCTAATCAACGTGTTGTTTTACCAGCTCACTGTTTGCATATTTATATTGAGCTTTGTTCTTGTAATGAATAGCATTAACACAGTTACCAGCAGAAAGGTTATAGATACAGTAAAATACTGGTTAACATCTAACTATGATTTTTTAAAAGCCTACGAGGACCTTAAACAAAACGCCCCTGTTTTAAGACAAAAATTCATGAGTACTTTTGAGCAAATAGAAAAAATGTCAGCACCGGTAAAAGGAACCATAACGTCCAGATATGGTATGAGGATAAACCCTATTACTAAAAAAAGTGAAAACCATACTGGAATTGACATATCTGCAACTCAGGGCAGCGATGTTTACGCCGCTTGGAGTGGCACCGTTAAATCTGTGAAAGAAGATGCTAATTACGGGACGTACGTGGTGATAGATCATGGCAATGGGTATAGTACACTTTACGCCCATTTAAAGGCCGTTTCTGTGAAAACCGGAGAAAACGTGAAAAGAGGCGATATTATAGGGAAAGTAGGCAACTCAGGAGAGAGCACAGCACCTCACTTGCACTTTGAAGTGCTAAAAGGTGGAAACCCAGTGGATCCATTGAATTTACTTAGTCCGGATATGATCAAGTAA